Genomic DNA from Shewanella woodyi ATCC 51908:
GTATTTAATGCAACAGCGCCTCACCCTGTCAGTAATTTATCCTTCTCTAAAACCTTAGCCGATACCTTGTCACGGCCAGCATTTATCCCCATGCCCGCATTTGTACTTAATACTTTGCTAGGTGAAATGGCGCAGCTATTAACTCAAGGACAATATGTGCTACCCACAAGGCTTATAGAAGCAGGCTATAGGTTTAAGTTCCCACAGCTCAACTATGCCCTTACAGATATATTGGCCAAAAAAAGTTATTAGATAAAAAAGAGCGATACCCGTAGATATCGCCCTTTATCTATTACACTGTGCACATCACTATGTGGGTGATTTTAACAGTTCACTACAGGACTTACTTAACAGCTGACGACAGCGCCACACACCTAAGAGCGCCACAATAAGTGCACCGCACACAGGTGCTATTCCCCACCAAGGCCAGTGCATATACACGTTAAGCTCAAACACCTGAGTTTTCAGCAGGTAAAGGGTAAACTCAGCCACTATCACAGCAAGAAGTCCTGCAATGGCACCCAGCAAAGCAAACTCTAGCCCGGTCGCCATTCTAAGTAGCCAACCAGAAGCACCAAAGGTCCTTAATACCGCCAACTCTCTTTGACGTGTCGCCATGCCTGCCTCGGTCTGAGCTATCATCACCAAGCTGCTTGCAAGGATCACCAACACAAGTACTAATGTAAGTGAAAGTGATACCTGATCTATGATTTGACGAAGCTGCTTGATCATATTTCCCACATCAATAATCGAGACTGTAGGAAACTGTTTAATGATCTGCAATACCACATCTGAGCGTCCCTCATCCAGATAGAAACTGGCCATCGAAGTATGTGCAAATGAGGAGAGTGAGCTTTTAGTAAAGATCATAAAAAAGTTAGGTTGCAGCGTCTCCCAATGCACCTCCCTGATACTGGTCACATTCACAGTCAAGTTTTGGTTATCAATCACATAAGTAAGGCTATCACCCAGTTTTATCCCTAATCGCTCAGCAACACCTGACTCAACAGACACATCATTATCATTAACGTTAAACTCCCCCTCGAGTAATTCATTGTTTTCAGGTAACTCTTCACGCCAAGTCAGATTCAACTCACGTGAGATCCCACGTCTGCCCTCAACGCCCTCTTTTTCCTGCTCAGCGGAGATCAACTTTTCACCATTGATCTCGATTAGACGCCCCCGAATAACTGGATAGATATCGGTGGTTTTCACGGTGTTTTGTGCAAGAAACTCGCCCAATGGCTCAGACTCATCCGGCGCAATGTTCACCAGAAAATAATTAGGCGCATTTTCAGGTAGCTGATTTTGCCATTCACTCAGTAGATCTTGGCGAAGAGCCAAAATTGTCAGCAGCAAGACCAAGGCGCTACTAAATCCCACCAGCTGTATAGCATTTTGCTTGGCTCGTCGCCTTAAGCCCGCTAAAGCCAGTTGCAGTGGATTGGTGGTTTTCATGCCGATACTGTGTCCAGCACGGATCATGGCAAAGCCAAGCACACTTAACAGCAGACCCAATAACAATACACCAGCCACTACCGTCAAGGTTAACGGTAAGCTCTTAGAGTAGAGATAGCCTAGGACAGCCATGGCTAATAGACTTAAAATAAGGTGCAGCCACATCCCCAGCTGTAAGCCTTCTAACTGACGCTGTAATACACGCAAAGGTGGGATAGAGAGAAGCCTCATTAACGGGTAAGCCGAAAACATAAAGGCGCTAATAAAACCTGTGGCAAGCCCAAGCAGTATGGGCCTCAATAATGGCGGTGAGTAAGCCGCGATCTCCGCTGGTAAGAAAGCCGTTATCGCCCCATCTAAGGCAAATCCCCCAATAAGTCCTAACACCACCCCGAAAAAGGTCACTAACAGCAGATGCACACCAAACAAGATACGGATCTGTTTTGCAGACGCACCAAAGGTTTTTAACATGGCAACCACATCATAGTGGCGCTGACAGTATCGCTGAGCCGCGATACCGATAGCGGCACATGCAAGCGCGATCCCGAGTAAACTGGCCAATAACAGAAAACGCTCTGCACGTTTTACGGCGTCGGCGATGGGTGAGTCGCCAGATTGCACATCCACCCAGCGTTGAGAGCTGTTAAGCAGCGGTTTTGCATAGGTTTCAAACTCAGCTAATTGTTCAGCTTCGCCTGCAAATTGCGCAAGATAGGTCACGCGGCTACCCGGCTGAATAACCCCTGTACTTGCCACATCCTCTATCCTCATCAATACAACAGGTGAAGAGGCAAAGGGGTTAAAACCTGCATCGGGTAAACGCGCTATCTCAGCGCTTAGACTAAACTCTTGATTACCCAGTTCAAGCCTTTTAGGGTAACCCAATAACCCACCAAGACGGGTTTCAAACCACAGGTGCCCTGCTCTAGGCAGTTCTGAGTACTCTCCCCCCTCTTTCTTATTAAGCTCTATCTTGCCCTTTAAAGGGTATCCCTCCTCAACTGCGCGAACGGTAACAAGTTGGAACTTATCCTGCGCAAACACCATAGAGTTAAACTGCATACTGGAAACATGGCGCAGCCCAAGCTCATCGGCCTTAGCTAAAATAGACTCATCTATCTTGACAGGAGAGTTAATAATTCGGTCAGCGGCAATAAATTTAGATGCCTGCCCATTAATCGCTATCTGTAAACGCTCACTGACCCTAGCCAAACCTGTTACCGATAACACAGCGAGTGTTATCGCTAATACAATTAGTAGCAGTTGCCCCTGCAACAGTTCCCGTTTAAACAGCCTCCAAGCCAGTTGTATCTCCATTAGCTCACTCCCACACTATGCAGACTAACTGGTTTATGAGCCCTCTTTTGAGTCTCCATCTCAGAGTCTTCGCTCAGTTCACCACTGTTCATCAGTAGTTGCCGCTCACAACGTTTAGCTAATGCAAGATCGTGGGTAACCAGCACTAATGTTGTGTCACTTTCTCGATTAAGCTCAAACAGCATATCGGCAACTTTCTGGCTATTGGCTGCGTCCAGATTTCCAGTCGGTTCATCGGCAAACAGCACTTTAGGTTCACAAATAAAGGCCCTTGCAATGGCCACTCTTTGCTGTTCACCGCCGGAGAGTTGATTTGGGAAGTGAGTCAGTCGGTGACTTAGCCCCACCCTTTCTAACATGGACTGCGCTTTCTCCTTCGCATTATTAATGCCAGCAAGCTCAGCAGGCAACATGACATTCTCTAACGCATTGAGGGTATCAACCAACATAAAGGATTGAAAAATAAAGCTGACCTTCTGTTTTCTCAGTGCAGCTTTCTTCTCTTCATTCAATGAGTGTAACGCCACACCATCGAGTATGATCTCACCGCTGCTTGGTGAATCAAGGGCGGCGAGTAATCCAAGTAAGGTTGACTTACCCGAGCCCGATGGACCGAGTATCGCAATACTCTGTCCCTGCTTGACATCCATATTAATGCCGTTGAGGATAGTAAGCTCTCCCTCTTGGGTAGCCACTGATTTAACGAGAGCCTTTACTGTGATTGCACTGATTTCTGACATAAAATTCTTCTCTACCTCGATGCTTAAACGTTCACTTAGCCTAATGAGCTTAGCGGCCATTCTATCTTGTTCTCAAGTGATTGCTGCACCTATATTAATCCTAGGTGATAGCCTAAGTGCAAGTTATGGAGTCGATGAAGATCAAGGTTGGGTTAACTTAATGCGCAAGAAGATGCCACAACATGAGATAGTCAACGGCTCTGTCAGTGGTGAAACAACTGCGGGAGGATTGCGTAGACTCCCCGCCCTGCTTGACTCCGTAAAGCCTGAGCTGGTTCTGGTTGAACTCGGTGGTAACGATGGACTAAGAGGATTTACCCCACAACAACTGAAAGAAAATCTTACAAAAATAATTACCTTAACCAAGGCTCAAGGGAGTCAACTACTCCTTTCAGAGATAATGGTTCCGCCAAATTACGGTCCACGATATGCCAAGATGTTCAATCAGGTCTATGCAGACTTAGCCGCAGAGCACCAAATAACCCTAATGCCATTTTTTATGACAAAAATAGCCATCAATCCAGACTTTATGCAAAGAGACGGTATTCACCCCAATGCATCGGCGCAAAATGATATCGCCGAGTTTGTCGTACCTTGGATTGAAAAAGCATTATAGATCCCATTATGACTTAAAACTTTGACTCAGCGTTTGTTTGAAAGGCGGATCTTCTGTAAAATTTTCGCCCTTTCAAATATCAGTCATTAGGGGAAGGCTTTTGAAAAGTCGTTTCAACAACATCACTATCGTTTCCAGTATATTAGCGATATGCTCACCTTTAGTTTTTGCACCTGTTGCATCCGCAACTTCACCAATGAAACCTGCGGATCAGCAGATGGTTCCAGCACAACTTTATCCACCAGCAGATAGTGCATTTGATTGGGTTCAGTTGACCTCATTTGAACTCTTAAAAGGGGAAATAAAGACCCTTTATGATGACAAGCTTGAGTTTGAAAGTGATGAACTTGATACCCTGTAT
This window encodes:
- a CDS encoding ABC transporter permease, with the protein product MEIQLAWRLFKRELLQGQLLLIVLAITLAVLSVTGLARVSERLQIAINGQASKFIAADRIINSPVKIDESILAKADELGLRHVSSMQFNSMVFAQDKFQLVTVRAVEEGYPLKGKIELNKKEGGEYSELPRAGHLWFETRLGGLLGYPKRLELGNQEFSLSAEIARLPDAGFNPFASSPVVLMRIEDVASTGVIQPGSRVTYLAQFAGEAEQLAEFETYAKPLLNSSQRWVDVQSGDSPIADAVKRAERFLLLASLLGIALACAAIGIAAQRYCQRHYDVVAMLKTFGASAKQIRILFGVHLLLVTFFGVVLGLIGGFALDGAITAFLPAEIAAYSPPLLRPILLGLATGFISAFMFSAYPLMRLLSIPPLRVLQRQLEGLQLGMWLHLILSLLAMAVLGYLYSKSLPLTLTVVAGVLLLGLLLSVLGFAMIRAGHSIGMKTTNPLQLALAGLRRRAKQNAIQLVGFSSALVLLLTILALRQDLLSEWQNQLPENAPNYFLVNIAPDESEPLGEFLAQNTVKTTDIYPVIRGRLIEINGEKLISAEQEKEGVEGRRGISRELNLTWREELPENNELLEGEFNVNDNDVSVESGVAERLGIKLGDSLTYVIDNQNLTVNVTSIREVHWETLQPNFFMIFTKSSLSSFAHTSMASFYLDEGRSDVVLQIIKQFPTVSIIDVGNMIKQLRQIIDQVSLSLTLVLVLVILASSLVMIAQTEAGMATRQRELAVLRTFGASGWLLRMATGLEFALLGAIAGLLAVIVAEFTLYLLKTQVFELNVYMHWPWWGIAPVCGALIVALLGVWRCRQLLSKSCSELLKSPT
- a CDS encoding arylesterase, which gives rise to MSLAAILSCSQVIAAPILILGDSLSASYGVDEDQGWVNLMRKKMPQHEIVNGSVSGETTAGGLRRLPALLDSVKPELVLVELGGNDGLRGFTPQQLKENLTKIITLTKAQGSQLLLSEIMVPPNYGPRYAKMFNQVYADLAAEHQITLMPFFMTKIAINPDFMQRDGIHPNASAQNDIAEFVVPWIEKAL
- a CDS encoding ABC transporter ATP-binding protein; translation: MSEISAITVKALVKSVATQEGELTILNGINMDVKQGQSIAILGPSGSGKSTLLGLLAALDSPSSGEIILDGVALHSLNEEKKAALRKQKVSFIFQSFMLVDTLNALENVMLPAELAGINNAKEKAQSMLERVGLSHRLTHFPNQLSGGEQQRVAIARAFICEPKVLFADEPTGNLDAANSQKVADMLFELNRESDTTLVLVTHDLALAKRCERQLLMNSGELSEDSEMETQKRAHKPVSLHSVGVS